One segment of Paraburkholderia sp. PREW-6R DNA contains the following:
- a CDS encoding ribulose-bisphosphate carboxylase large subunit family protein, whose amino-acid sequence MSAMVQSHVPRDDTLEADYLIETPLDPAKVADVMAGEQSSGTFVRVANETDALRARSRATVLRIDELEPALQPSLPNAWLARQGTRGPWRRARITLSFPIANIDANLPTLAATVAGNLYDLGEVTGMRLLSLRFPASYRARFALPPHGVTGTRRLTQVPGRPMIGTIIKPNVGLSAAETAALVRDLCEAGVDFIKDDEVSANPVHAPLAERIRAVMHEVRGYRERTGRPVMIAFNITDDLDAMRRHAELVEREGGTCVMASINWCGFSAIQSLRRSTPLVLHAHRNGFGMMSRDPALGIAFQAYQTLWRLAGVDHMHVHGLAGKFAQSDAEVIESARDCATPLAPACNDTVLPAFSSGQWAGTVQPTFDAVQSTDLLFMSGGGILAHPDGPAAGVTSVQQAWAAVQERTPLPVYAEHHPELRRALQFFGGRA is encoded by the coding sequence GCGACGACACACTCGAAGCCGACTATCTGATCGAAACGCCGCTCGACCCGGCAAAAGTCGCCGACGTGATGGCCGGCGAGCAGTCGAGCGGAACCTTCGTGCGCGTGGCCAACGAAACCGACGCGCTCCGTGCGCGCAGTCGCGCAACGGTGCTGCGCATCGACGAACTCGAACCCGCGCTGCAGCCGAGCTTGCCGAACGCCTGGCTTGCGCGCCAGGGAACCCGAGGGCCCTGGCGGCGCGCGCGTATCACTTTGTCGTTTCCGATTGCCAACATCGACGCCAATCTGCCGACGCTTGCCGCCACCGTGGCGGGCAATCTCTACGATCTGGGCGAAGTCACCGGCATGCGCTTGCTGTCGCTGCGTTTTCCCGCGTCGTACCGTGCGCGCTTCGCATTGCCGCCGCATGGCGTGACAGGCACGCGAAGGCTCACGCAAGTGCCGGGCAGACCGATGATCGGCACCATCATCAAGCCGAATGTCGGGCTGAGCGCGGCAGAAACGGCGGCGCTCGTGCGCGACCTGTGCGAGGCCGGCGTCGACTTTATCAAGGATGACGAAGTAAGCGCCAATCCCGTCCATGCGCCGCTTGCCGAGCGTATCCGGGCAGTGATGCATGAAGTGCGCGGCTATCGGGAGCGCACCGGGCGCCCGGTCATGATCGCGTTCAATATCACCGATGATCTGGATGCCATGCGCCGGCACGCGGAACTCGTCGAGCGCGAAGGCGGAACGTGTGTGATGGCGAGCATCAACTGGTGCGGCTTTTCGGCGATCCAGTCGTTGCGCCGCTCCACGCCGCTGGTGTTGCACGCGCACCGTAACGGCTTTGGCATGATGTCGCGAGATCCGGCGCTCGGCATAGCGTTTCAGGCTTATCAAACGTTGTGGCGTCTGGCTGGCGTCGATCATATGCATGTGCATGGCCTCGCCGGCAAGTTCGCGCAAAGCGATGCCGAAGTGATCGAGTCTGCACGCGATTGCGCAACGCCTCTCGCACCAGCTTGCAACGACACTGTATTGCCGGCGTTCTCGTCCGGCCAATGGGCAGGCACGGTGCAGCCGACATTCGACGCCGTGCAATCCACGGATCTGCTGTTCATGTCCGGCGGAGGGATTCTCGCGCATCCCGATGGTCCCGCCGCGGGCGTGACGAGCGTGCAGCAGGCATGGGCGGCGGTGCAGGAGCGCACGCCGTTGCCAGTGTACGCAGAACATCATCCGGAATTGCGGCGCGCGCTCCAGTTTTTCGGCGGTCGCGCTTGA